In the Ilumatobacteraceae bacterium genome, one interval contains:
- a CDS encoding TIGR00730 family Rossman fold protein, whose protein sequence is MASRAICVFCGANPGSDPALAEAAAELGVGLARSGHAVVYGGGRVGLMGIVADAALRAGGDVIGFIPEALTGREIEHTGVTELVVTDTMHSRKAAMADRSGGFIALPGGFGTLDEVLEILTWNQIGIIAKPVAFLDVGGYYESLFRFFDDAVAAGLIKPEHRAMARRVATIDEAIAVASGPAPSSPSKWTDPSVR, encoded by the coding sequence ATGGCGTCGAGGGCGATCTGTGTGTTCTGCGGGGCCAACCCGGGGTCCGACCCCGCACTGGCGGAGGCGGCCGCGGAACTGGGCGTCGGTCTGGCGCGGTCCGGTCATGCGGTGGTGTACGGCGGCGGGCGGGTCGGGCTGATGGGTATCGTGGCCGATGCCGCGCTGCGCGCGGGCGGCGACGTGATCGGGTTCATCCCCGAAGCGCTCACCGGGCGGGAGATCGAACACACGGGCGTCACCGAACTCGTCGTCACCGACACGATGCACAGCCGCAAGGCGGCGATGGCCGACCGTTCCGGCGGGTTCATCGCGCTGCCCGGCGGGTTCGGCACCCTCGACGAGGTGCTCGAGATCCTGACGTGGAACCAGATCGGGATCATCGCCAAGCCCGTCGCGTTCCTCGACGTGGGTGGCTACTACGAGTCCCTCTTCCGCTTCTTCGACGACGCGGTCGCCGCCGGGCTGATCAAGCCCGAGCACCGCGCCATGGCCCGACGGGTCGCCACGATCGACGAGGCGATCGCCGTCGCGAGCGGCCCGGCACCGTCGAGTCCGAGCAAGTGGACCGACCCGTCGGTCCGCTGA
- the rlmN gene encoding 23S rRNA (adenine(2503)-C(2))-methyltransferase RlmN: protein MATTTTTTTRYDVSRDELTELLDGTPRYRVDQVWSGLYEQFTDPTDWTNLPKSLRADLAERLPSALTLVTESVSKGGDTVKFLWELEGGSRVETVLMLYPDRATVCISSQAGCAMGCGFCATGQAGFTRHLTVGEIVEQVAQATRRARESDRRVSNIVFMGMGEPLANEATVWSSIERLHGDIGLSARHITVSTVGIIPGIRKLAERPLPVNLAVSMHAANDTLRNELVPINQRYPISELMQACRDYLEVKNRRISFEWAMISGVNDRDSDAAELADLCRELRPRAHVNLIPLNPTPGYPTVGSTLKRVYQFRDLLESLGANATVRQNRGTEIDAACGQLAAGQPVTLGRRATTADGDA from the coding sequence ATGGCCACCACCACCACCACGACCACCAGGTACGACGTCTCGCGCGACGAGCTGACCGAACTCCTCGACGGCACACCGCGCTACCGCGTCGACCAGGTGTGGAGCGGGCTCTACGAGCAGTTCACCGACCCGACCGACTGGACCAACCTGCCCAAGAGCCTGCGCGCCGACCTCGCGGAGCGGCTCCCGAGCGCGCTCACGCTGGTCACCGAGTCGGTCAGCAAGGGCGGCGACACGGTCAAGTTCCTCTGGGAGCTCGAGGGCGGCAGCCGCGTCGAGACCGTGCTGATGCTCTACCCCGATCGAGCGACCGTGTGCATCTCGAGCCAGGCCGGCTGCGCGATGGGGTGCGGATTCTGCGCCACCGGGCAAGCCGGTTTCACCCGCCACCTGACCGTCGGCGAGATCGTCGAGCAGGTCGCCCAGGCCACACGGCGGGCCCGCGAATCCGACCGTCGTGTCTCCAACATCGTGTTCATGGGCATGGGCGAGCCACTCGCCAACGAAGCCACGGTGTGGTCGTCGATCGAGCGACTCCACGGCGACATCGGGTTGTCGGCACGTCACATCACGGTCAGCACCGTCGGCATCATCCCCGGCATCCGCAAGCTCGCCGAGCGCCCGCTGCCCGTCAACCTGGCGGTGTCGATGCACGCCGCCAACGACACGCTGCGCAACGAGCTGGTGCCGATCAACCAGCGCTACCCGATCTCCGAGCTGATGCAGGCGTGCCGCGACTACCTCGAGGTCAAGAACCGGCGGATCAGTTTCGAGTGGGCGATGATCAGCGGTGTCAACGATCGCGACAGCGACGCGGCCGAACTCGCCGATCTGTGCCGCGAGCTCCGACCGCGAGCGCACGTCAACCTCATCCCGCTGAACCCGACCCCTGGGTATCCCACCGTCGGGTCGACGCTGAAGCGGGTGTACCAGTTCCGCGACCTGCTCGAGTCGCTCGGCGCGAACGCGACGGTCCGCCAGAACCGTGGCACCGAGATCGATGCCGCATGCGGTCAGCTCGCCGCCGGCCAGCCGGTCACGCTCGGACGGCGCGCGACGACGGCCGACGGCGACGCCTGA